A DNA window from Engystomops pustulosus chromosome 6, aEngPut4.maternal, whole genome shotgun sequence contains the following coding sequences:
- the LOC140065209 gene encoding titin-like, which produces MAIPVSDVAVTSNVSGLLWPGIDSVSLRCSARGTDVSYSWSLQGAPISGGGRFHVTENNMRLVISPVSSDDSGSFICTARNLLNSKNSSDVRLSLAVGVSAVTLTSNTSAALWAGQDSVSLYCSARGSAVTFSWSLNGSSVSSNPPYSITHSDSPPSSNLTISPVSRGDTGPFTCTATNLLNTDTSDGHILNLASEYNTGSISTYFVLKGHDPHNVSMRYQKIHK; this is translated from the exons ATGGCTA TCCCGGTCTCGGATGTGGCAGTCACCAGTAATGTATCGGGACTTTTGTGGCCGGGAATAGATTCCGTGTCTCTCCGATGTTCTGCTCGTGGTACAGATGTCAGCTACTCCTGGAGTCTACAGGGGGCGCCAATCTCTGGAGGAGGCCGATTCCATGTGACGGAGAATAACATGCGGCTCGTTATCAGCCCGGTTTCCTCTGATGACAGCGGATCCTTCATATGTACAGCCAGAAACTTACTCAACAGCAAGAACAGCAGCGACGTGAGGCTCAGCCTGGCCG TTGGGGTCTCGGCGGTGACACTGACCAGTAACACATCGGCCGCGCTCTGGGCAGGACAGGACTCGGTGTCTCTCTATTGCTCCGCTCGGGGTTCAGCCGTCACCTTCTCCTGGAGCCTGAATGGATCCTCAGTGTCCTCCAACCCTCCATATTCCATCACCCACAGTGATTCTCCTCCAAGCTCCAATCTCACCATCAGCCCCGTCTCCAGGGGGGACACCGGACCCTTCACCTGTACAGCCACCAACCTGCTCAATACTGACACCAGTGATGGACACATCTTAAACTTGGCTAGTGAGTATAACACTGGGAGCATTTCTACCTATTTTGTTCTAAAAGGACATGATCCACACAATGTTTCCATGAGATACCAGAAAATTCATAAATAA